DNA from Salvelinus namaycush isolate Seneca chromosome 6, SaNama_1.0, whole genome shotgun sequence:
CAGAGATGTTCTGTAGACCGCGTGTATAAAGAGATGTACAATGTGTATAAATGAATGGTTTATTATGTTAAAAACAGACAGTCATACAACAGAAATAGGATTCTCTATTAGATGATTTCTTACAAGCTGTCAaaagtgatggctatttaaggCATTACAGGATCATTATATAAATCTAACATATAGACAATGTTCAAATTACAGTTTATTTGTTGTGAGTAAAATGCCATACTAATGTCAGTTACCAAAAGCAGTTTTATTAGGCTACCAATAGTTCTTGGAGTCTTTGTGACAGTGATGATATCTTTCACTGCTGCTGAAGGTGCCTGACATCAGAGTACACTGCATCCTCTCTGCTggtcttctctctcactcttctagAGGAGAACTTCTTCTTGGGGGTGAAACTGACAGCTGCATAGTTCAACACGTCACTGTCTTGATTCTGAGGGGGGTGGAGCCATGAGGAAATACATTATGATGACAGCATGATCTACTATATAATGTTTCTATTCTCCTGTGGAAGAAAACACTCTACAAAAGACATgactgttcagactgtacacccACTACAATGACCTGACAGTCAGTGGAACAGTGACAAAAGTTCCATGGAAAAATGAACAAAGATAAATAGGCTACATCTAGTACAGTGACCTATTACTTCCAAAAAAGCTTAATAACATAAAAAGCACACAAACTGAATACTAGCTGTAAGGAAAGTTAAATAGCAGTTGTAAAGAAACACTTGTAAAAACTgataatatactgtatttatacaTATTGACAAAATTACCTGATTGCCAAAGGACTTTGGGACATCTGTCCTCCCTTGAAAGATTGAAATAGAGGAATGCCAGCAATGAATTTGAAGACAATACATTTTTCTGTTTAACCTCATGTAGTTAGTCAACTATGCGTATAAGTTGGAAATTGAATTGATGTTTGCAGAATGTACATTTTATTAACATGAAACATTAAACTTGATATAAAGTAATACATACCTCTGCTATCTCTATTCAGAGTATTGCACAGCGCCCAGACCAGTAGAAGGGTCACTATCCCCAGAACGATGTTGGACACCACCAACAACAGAACAGTAGGACTCAGATCAAATGGAGAATCATGCTCTGGAACTGTGGAGAACGTACTGGTATTTTGTATTAATTAACCCTTAGTTGTAAGACCATCAAACAATAAAATAATGCACCAATAATCTAATGGTGGTACAGCTCTATCTTGTTGTGACAAAAGTATGTACTTTTTTTAGGTTAATTCTTATGAATATATCATTGTGTTTATTTACAGATTAAATGGGAATTACCTTCAATATCCATCTTGGTCCCGTTCCCAAACAGTATCTCCCCACATGAGGCCACAGCACAGTAGTAAGTCCCAGCATCAGAAAGGCTGAGGTTCCTCTTGAGGAGGTTGTAGACACAGCTCTGGGTAGGAGACCCATCCTGAGGTCTCTTCTCACACTGATCACTCTTGTCTCCATGGGTGTAAATGATTCCTGGATGGGATTCTCCTGACCCATGTCTGAACCAATATACACTGTGTTCTCCTGCACAGGTCTTagtgtgtattgtacagttcaGAGTCACAGAGTCTCCTAGCTGGACTGACTCAGAACCAGGCTGCTGTACAACAGTATCACTGTTCAACTGAGCACCTTTGAAATGAATAAATCATTATTCAATATTACATccataaaaaaaaattttttgaaTTTACCAGCATTTGTTTTCCTCTTACAACGGATTCTTCTGATACTGGGTATGGTCAAAtgcacacaataatgtgattatCGTGGATAGTCAGAGTAATATAGTAGTTAGATTAAAATGTTTATATGCTTTGCAAGAAAAACGATGttcctaataatcctgtttacatggacacatctgaaatcaggctgcAGAAAAttgccaataaaaagaaaaatgtATACCAGAAGGAGCATGTTCATTTTGGAGAGCATATTTCATTCTGAGTAAGGACATACGAAGTTTGTAGCTAtgtgaaaacgacttttaagacGCATACATTCAGTTGTTCCCGAACTGACTTTCCTCGTGCTGAAGGGATAGACTTTCTCGACTGGTGCTAGCACAtgcacagatcaaatacaccACCAGACCGCCAATTAAGGTGAtgacatgtcctaataattctaCGGATTtatcagaaaaccaggtgttttagtCGGCGTATGCTTACTACGATTACGACCTTACGccaattaagataagcagagtaaggtgtttgcATGACTAACACCATACTCAGCCTTCTGCCATAATCAGCTTAATAAcaaattattagtgtgcatgtaaacgtactcGTTGTAAATACTGTGTTATCATTACCTTTAACCATCAAGGCAGTTCCAGGTCCAAACTCTACAAAGTTTAAGTGCAGAAGTCCACAGTAGTATATTCCAATGTCCTCTGGCTTCGTAGCAGATATAGTTAGGTGGCATTTTCCTTTTTCTATCAATACACCAAAACGCCCGTTTCTAAAGTTACCTAAATATTGTACATGTTTGTAAAAGATCTCTGCCTTTGCCACACACTGTAGTTTCTTGCCAGTGGTCATCTTGTACCACACCATGTGATCAACATTACTGGTTACATGGCATTCAACTGTCACGTTGTCCCCCAACTTTGCTGCTAGGAATGGAGCAGGCTGAGAAATCTCAGATGATTTGGTCACATCTGAAACAAAATCAGGTATTTCCATTAAGAAAAAGACAGTATACCAAACACTTATTATTGAACCCAGATTGAAGGTAGACTTTCTTAGGAAATGTGTCACTTACAGGAGTTGCAGAGAAGAAGAAAGACCAAGAGCTCAACCATCTTTTCTTCACCCCAAGCTTTTCTGGAGCAGGGGTGATTTGTTAAGTGCATCCTCTACTAAGTCACAGACTCACATATCTTATGTCTGATTGGTCAGATCTAGGTGGCatctgattggtctgtcagatTTGTATGTTCAGCTCAACATCTGATTGGCTGCCGAGTAGGTCATATGTGGAACAGGAACAGTCTGTCTATGAAGTTTGAATCAGTGTCACTTTGCAAGAATGGATACAAGAAAATACAACCTGAAAATATGATGTTTGGATCAGAGGGTCACCCATGTTGTGAGTAAGGAAACTCAAACCTACTTAGGGACTTCCCTGTCTTTACTTTGACTTCACAGATCACCTAGAGGGAATTTTTTTTAACAGTTTAATATATCTAAACGTAACATATAACATGATGAAAATACACTAGGGTGTAATAACAAACTCATTAAGGAAGCAGTGATTTCTGATCAGAAACCTTTATTCAATTAGCATATTTAAGACATTAGAGAAACAATGAAAGCCTACTCATCGAATATTCGAATACATGTTGCTTCTCTAGGTTACAAGTAGAGCTATTTCCTATTTTATTAGCTATTATTTGCATCCAAAAAGCAGTTATTTTACCAGTCATCACAAGGCCTTCGAAGTTATCTCTAATGTATATGGATGTGGTTTGCGTTCAATGTGGTGAGGTTCTTCCCATGTCTTACTCCTGCTGAAGGCACATGACCTCAGAGTACTCTGCATCCTCTCTTCTGGTCTGGGCTCTCTCTCTTCTGGAGGAGGGGCTTTTCATGGTGGTGAAACTCACAGCTGCATAGTTTACCACGTCACTGTCTTGGTTCTGTGTGACAGAGGTGGAGCCATAACAAGACATTATACTGGTCACATCTACTAGATAAACCCTTTTGAGATGGAGAAGAACGTGATACCACAAATAGTTTACCTGATTGACTGGTGGGGTTGGTGATCTATCAGTTTCATCTTCAAATTAAAAACAAGAAGGAAAACGTATTACATTTACACGCTATCTCGCTGAAACAATCAATATGGTTTGGACATCGTAAAAAATTATAGTCAATGAAAAATTCCACAGcagtatattactgtaactaGTCATATGCAGGAAACATGCAAAACAACAGTAAGCCTGACTCTACCTTCAGGCCTTTCCTTGCATATCCAACATGTCAGTAGAATGATGACAATCACAAACACAATGTTTGATATGACCAGTGCAAGAGCAGTGGGAGTCAGTGGGACATCATACTCTGAAACCAAACAATTACATGATTTATTATGCCATTATCTAGCAATACAACATTAAATGAATATAGTAATAGTAATTTCTTCAGGTAACATGACACAAACATGTTTTataacctcttaaggatctgcccatttttttcaattttcgcctaaaatgacataacaTGTTTAGATTTGGGTTTCTATTAAAAACTAAGTGAAAGAAATGACCTTGAATGTCCAGCTTGGTCCAGTTCCCAAACAGTATCTTCCCACATGAGGCCAGAGCACAGTAGTAAGTCCCAGCATCAGAGAGGCTGAGGATCCTCTTGGGGAGGTTGTAGACACAGCTCTGTGTAGGAGACCCAGCCTCAGGGCTCTTCTCACACTGATCACTCCTGTCTCCATGGTGGTAAATAATTCCTGAACAGGATTCTCCTGAGCCATGTCTGAACCAATAGACACTGTGTTCTCCTACACAGGTCtcagtgtgtattgtacagttcaGAGTCAGAGTCTCCTGGCTGGACTGACTCAGACACAGGTTGCTGTATAACAGTCTCTCTTTAAAGTTGTGCCTGATAACAAAGTTAAATAACAGATCAAATGTGATAAAATAACTAATTACAAATATTCGGAggacatactgtatgtaaagtAGTTCCCAATGTCCTCTTGTTTTGTGTCAGAAACGTTGAAGTGAAATGTGTTTTTGCCATCCAACACAGAGAATCACCCATCATCAAATTCGTTGTAGAATTGCACATCACTCTGGTACTTGGAAGATTTAGCAATGTATTGAAGCACAGTTCTGGTGGTGAGTTTGAATATGTCAATTTCTTCTTGTATTTTTAAGCTGAATGTGACTAGTGTGGATTCATCCTTTACAATACATAAATACAGCTCATACTGTCTACAATACAATGTACTACAGCCGTCCACCTGAGGGCTTGTCCACCTGAATGTACAGTATAAGACAAAACCACAAGCATCAATGGATCACTTTACTTCATCTGTTGTTCTTGCCATTGTGGTCCATGGGAGTCATACAGTAGTTGTGACCTTGTTGGCCACATGTTATGACACTGTCATCCTGTAGGACTTCTATGACCACCACACAGTCACTTCATAACACGGAGAAACATCTACAGAAAACATGATAATAGTCTTTGCTTAGCCAGCAATATCTCATATACAAAGTATTATCCAATGTATGGACGGATAAAAGCCCTCCCATGATATAAATATGAGGAAGCTCTTTCTTCTTGTCCCAGATGATGATACTTTACATCACACTTAAAACTGTCATGTGCGTGAGGCAAAGTACTTCATATGTCTAGGTCCAATGACCCAATAGAAAGTTCATTGTGGTTTTTGACAGATTTtaactgaatatatatatatagatatcaAGCTGCCTCATGAAAATTGTGGTCTACTGTTTCTAAAATGGGCAACTTCAAGAGCAAGTATAGAGTATGTGTACAACTAACTGACACCACTGAGACATCCTGCTGGAAACCACATAGAGAGAAAGTCAAtgaagaaagacagagaaagatagacagagagaggtagagaaagagagaaagagagaaagacagaacgaaagagagagagagagagacagagagagagagagaaagaaagagaaagagagagaggggagagagagaaagatagagaaagagagagtgagggagagagagagacagacagacagacagacagacagacagacagacagacagacagacagacagacagacagacagacagacagacagacagacagacagacagacagacagacagacagacacagacagacacagacagacagacagacagagacagacagacagagacagacagacagacagagagagataaaaataagagagtgagagacatttccctcagattacacagatccacaacgaagtccatggagaataagagcacctcctcccagctgccgactgcactgaggctaggaaacactgtcactaccaataaatccactataattgagaatttcaataagcatttctctatggctggccatgctttccacctggctacccctaaccCGGTCAAccgcccggcaccctccacagcaacctgcccaagcccccaccatttctccttcacccaaatccagatagctgatgttctgaaagagctgcaaaatcttgacccctacaaatcagccgggctagacaatctggacactctctttctaaaatgatctgccgaaattgttgcaacccctattactagcctgttcaacctgtctttcatatcgtctgagattcccaaagattggaaagctgcagcagtcatctccctcttcaaagggggagacactctagactcaaactgctacagacctatatctatcctaacctgcctttctaaggtcttcgaaagccaagttaacctctcttgggtagggggcagtattttcacgtccggatgaaaagcgtgcccagagtactcaggcccagatgctaggatatgcataaaattggtagcattggatagaaaacactctgacgtttctaaaactgtttgaatgaagtctgtgagtataacagaactcatatggcaggcaaaaacatgagaaaaaatccaaccaggaagtgggaaatctgaggtttgtagtttttcaactctttgcttatccaagatagtggaaatggggtcatattgcacttcctaaggcttctactagatgtctacagtctttagaaccttgtttgaggcttctactgtgaagtgggcccccatgagaggggaatgagtcagaggtctgccagagagccacgagctgaccaggcacgttcacatgagagagttagcttgcgttccattgcatttctgacgacaaaggaattctccggttggaacattattgaagatttacgTTTAAAAAATCccaaagattgattctatacatcgtttgacatgtttctacggactgtaacggaatgttttgacttttcgtctgcacctagtgatcgtgcgtcatgaattttgattactgggctaaacgcgcaaacaaaaatgaggtatttggacataaatgatggacttcatcaaacaaaaccaacatttattgtggaactgggattactgggagtgcattctgatgaagatcatcaaaggtaagtgaatatttataatgctatttctggcttctgttgactacacaacatggcggatatctgtttgggttgtgttggtctctgagcgctgtactcagattattgcatggtgtgctttttccataaagtttttttgaaatctgacacagcggttgcattaaggagaactggatctaaaattccatgcataacagttgtatcttttagcaatgtttattatgagtatttctgtaaattgatgtggctctcttcaaaatcaccggatgttttggaactactgaacgcgccaatgtaaactcagatttttggatataaatatg
Protein-coding regions in this window:
- the LOC120049511 gene encoding uncharacterized protein LOC120049511, with the protein product MVELLVFLLLCNSYVTKSSEISQPAPFLAAKLGDNVTVECHVTSNVDHMVWYKMTTGKKLQCVAKAEIFYKHVQYLGNFRNGRFGVLIEKGKCHLTISATKPEDIGIYYCGLLHLNFVEFGPGTALMVKGAQLNSDTVVQQPGSESVQLGDSVTLNCTIHTKTCAGEHSVYWFRHGSGESHPGIIYTHGDKSDQCEKRPQDGSPTQSCVYNLLKRNLSLSDAGTYYCAVASCGEILFGNGTKMDIEVPEHDSPFDLSPTVLLLVVSNIVLGIVTLLLVWALCNTLNRDSRGRTDVPKSFGNQNQDSDVLNYAAVSFTPKKKFSSRRVREKTSREDAVYSDVRHLQQQ